CGGCGAAGAGGTTGTCAGCCTCCCTGCCGAAGAACAGGACGATCTTGACCAGCTGATCGCGATGGAACTCAAGAAGCGTGAAGCCGAAGACGCCCGAAGGCTGGCACAGCAGCCAGAGGAAGAACCTGAGGAAGAATTTCCCCAGATGGGCGAAGAGCTCTCCAGCCTGCCCGCCGAGGAACTGGATGATCTTGACCAGCTGATCGCGCTGGAACTCAAGAAACGCGAAGCTGAAGACGCCCAGAGGCTGGAAAAGCTCCAGCAGATAGAACAGGAAGAGCCTGAAGAGGAAATGCCTTCCGACGACGGCACCCAGCGCATAGATGAGCTGATTGCCCTGGAACTGAAAAAACGCGAAGCCGAAAACGCACGTCGTCTGGCGGAGCTCGCCGAAGCAGAGGCTGCCGGAAAAAAGCCTGAACCACCGGGGGCGCCAAGCGAGCCTCAAGCCTCGGTGGAAGTTGAGGAATTGCCCGGGCCTGCCGCCGAGGTACCGCCGATATCTCCCGCTGCGCAGACAGCATCAGTATCCCCGGATCACAACGCCGTTCTCGATGGAGTGATGGGCGAACTCTCCCGTCAGCAGGCCGAACTGGAAAAAATCATGGGGGAAACCTCCATGCGCATCAGTGAAGACGAGCTGGAGGAACTGGATACCCCCGATTCCCTCGCCGCTGAGCTTGAAGACCTGGACAGTATCCTGAACTCCGTTGAAAAGCAGGACATCGCCAGTGAGAACGGTGAGGACGAGTGGAATATCGAAACCGCCTTCCGCTGGCCGGGCACAGTACCCGGCCGCTTTGAAGAAGACTTTGTCCCGGAGCCCCTGGAAGACATCCTGGACAAGGCGGACGAGCCGCAAAGTCCTGAAGAAACTGAAAAAAAAAAGCCCGTAGCGGGCCGTGAGGATACCGAGCAGGAAGTGTCGCTCTACCTGGACGAACTCCTGGCAGGCAGCTTTTCCTCCGACTTCCATGGCGATCCCGAAATCGGCATGCTTCTTTCGCGCATCCAGTCGCTGCTCATTGCCAGTGAAGTGACTATCAATACCGCCAGGGAAGAAGTTCCCGCCATCATCTCCGCGCTCTATGACAGCAGCAAATACGCTGAACGCAGCACCAACCGGATCCTTGATCTTTCCGAGAAGATACTGCAGAGCAATAACGCCTTTCAGGACGAATTCACCGAAACCCGCGCCCAGTTTGGCAGCCTTGACAGCCAACAACGCCTGGAGAAAGTCCATGCACTGGTCAAGGATGTGGATCAGTCCATTGACCACGTCTTTAACATCATGGGCGCCATGGAATTCCAGGACATCACCAAACAGCGTATCCAGAAGCTCAGCAAGAAGCTGCGCGACTTCAAGGCCACGCTGGCCGACATGGATTCCCTGATCCCCCTTGGTGTGCAGACATCAGCCTCTCAGCCAACGGCCCAGGAACCGTTCCCCTTCAGGCGGCCCGCTGAAGAGGAAGCCAAAATCGAGCGGGACCAGCACGCCGTCAACTCCCTGCTGCGCGAACTGGGCATTGAATAAAACGATAGAGCACAGAGAAAACTGAACAAAGGATAGAACACCCATGCTATGCATCACGCTCCCCGACGGTACCCAGAAACACTTTGAACACAGCCCGGTGACTCCCATGGAAGTCGCCCTGTCCATTGGCAGGCGTCTGGCCAAAGATGCCGTTTCCGCCCGTGTAGATGGTGTCCTGGTTGATATGAATACCCCCCTGACGGCAGATGCCACTCTGGAAATCATCACCGCCAGCTCCGCCGAAGGCCTGGACGTACTACGCCACTCTGCCTCCCATATCATGGCCCAGGCCGTCAAGGACCTCTTTGGTGGCGACAAGGTGAAAGTGGCCATCGGCCCCTCCACCAGCGAAGGCTTCTACTACGACTTCGATATGGAACACCGCCTCGTGCCCGAGGATCTGGAAAAGATTGAAACGCGCATGGCGGAAATCGCCGCCGCCGACCAACCCTTCGTGTGTCGCAAAATGGAACGCGCCGAAGCCATAAACACTTTCAAGCAACAGGGAGAACTCTTCAAAGTGGAGCTCCTGCAGCAGGATATTCTTGATGACCAGGTGGGAATCTATCAGCAGGGCAGTTTCCTGGACCTGTGTCGCGGTCCGCACATTCCCAGCACTGGAAAGCTTGGCGCCGGCAGCTTCAAACTCCTGAGCATCGCCGGGGCCTACTGGCGTGGAGATGAAAAGCGGCCCATGCTGCAGCGTATCTACGGAACCGCCTTCGCCACGGAAAAAGAGCTCAGGGAATACCTGTTTTTCCTGGAAGAAGCGAAAAAGCGCGATCACCGCAAGCTGGGCAAAGAACTGGATCTGTTCCACTTTGACCCGGAAGTGGCCGTGGCCTCACCATTTTTCCACCCCAAGGGAACCGTGGTTTACAACCAGCTGCTGGAGTTTATCCGCGAAATGTACCGCTACTACGGGTACGGCGAAGTGATCACGCCCCAGGTCATGGATGTGGAACTGTGGAAGCGCAGCGGTCACTATGACAACTACGTGGAAAACATGTACTTCACGGAGCTGGATGGGCAGCATAATGCCCTCAAGCCCATGAACTGCCCTACCCACGTGATGATCTATGGCGCCTCAAGCCGCTCCTACCGCGACCTGCCCGTGCGCTATGCCGACTTCGGCCGCCTGCACCGCTACGAACGCAGCGGGGTAGTCCAGGGGCTGACGCGCGTACGCACATTCTGCCAGGACGATGCCCATATTTTCTGCCGTCCCGATCAGATCGAAGA
This portion of the Desulfurispirillum indicum S5 genome encodes:
- a CDS encoding chemotaxis protein CheW yields the protein MTTLERQHHARSEEQENMDSTLQLVGFKLGEEEYCIDIHNIQEINKRMHITRVPKNQPFVKGVINLRGKVICVIDLRKRFGLPDNFDNDTRIMVIDLAHETMGFVVDSVTEVIRIPVNRVDPTPPLIGHISNEYLLGVGKTDKRLLIIIDLNRVVGFKNESGRYYESELERKIKRGQGTAIEEFVAVPKSEPKAAKPAPTPAPQTPVATAMAPVEESTPSKPALSEDELDNLDDLIALELKKREAEDAQRLAQQVETTPKGARGGEEVVSLPAEEQDDLDQLIAMELKKREAEDARRLAQQPEEEPEEEFPQMGEELSSLPAEELDDLDQLIALELKKREAEDAQRLEKLQQIEQEEPEEEMPSDDGTQRIDELIALELKKREAENARRLAELAEAEAAGKKPEPPGAPSEPQASVEVEELPGPAAEVPPISPAAQTASVSPDHNAVLDGVMGELSRQQAELEKIMGETSMRISEDELEELDTPDSLAAELEDLDSILNSVEKQDIASENGEDEWNIETAFRWPGTVPGRFEEDFVPEPLEDILDKADEPQSPEETEKKKPVAGREDTEQEVSLYLDELLAGSFSSDFHGDPEIGMLLSRIQSLLIASEVTINTAREEVPAIISALYDSSKYAERSTNRILDLSEKILQSNNAFQDEFTETRAQFGSLDSQQRLEKVHALVKDVDQSIDHVFNIMGAMEFQDITKQRIQKLSKKLRDFKATLADMDSLIPLGVQTSASQPTAQEPFPFRRPAEEEAKIERDQHAVNSLLRELGIE
- the thrS gene encoding threonine--tRNA ligase, which codes for MLCITLPDGTQKHFEHSPVTPMEVALSIGRRLAKDAVSARVDGVLVDMNTPLTADATLEIITASSAEGLDVLRHSASHIMAQAVKDLFGGDKVKVAIGPSTSEGFYYDFDMEHRLVPEDLEKIETRMAEIAAADQPFVCRKMERAEAINTFKQQGELFKVELLQQDILDDQVGIYQQGSFLDLCRGPHIPSTGKLGAGSFKLLSIAGAYWRGDEKRPMLQRIYGTAFATEKELREYLFFLEEAKKRDHRKLGKELDLFHFDPEVAVASPFFHPKGTVVYNQLLEFIREMYRYYGYGEVITPQVMDVELWKRSGHYDNYVENMYFTELDGQHNALKPMNCPTHVMIYGASSRSYRDLPVRYADFGRLHRYERSGVVQGLTRVRTFCQDDAHIFCRPDQIEDEIKNLIDLILKTYKVFDFEDIAIGLSTRPEKSIGSDEIWQKAESALAAALNSLSVKFSINEGDGAFYGPKIDFQVRDAIRRSWQLATVQLDFSMPQRFGASYVDEQGQRQAPVMIHRAVLGSIERFMGLYLEHTAGALPFWLAPVQCSIIPVNDELLPFCQQLRQILTRLGYRVEVDASSESMGKKIRRSQTQKHPYTLVVGKKELEERIFAVRAYGHKDTFASSWEELLERFHQENNRARLAMGYHVAPAHIIGFP